A single genomic interval of Coccidioides posadasii str. Silveira chromosome 1, complete sequence harbors:
- a CDS encoding uncharacterized protein (BUSCO:216949at4751~EggNog:ENOG410PK3S~COG:S~BUSCO:2351at33183), which produces MSFFGFDTTLPNDRPPARESRGIFEAPDPFSEVARATAHGFNDGDDAIDFEDTYDGLGDRLDDAQDAFNEDTFGEAAGNEDKPVGKDFDFFGQTAQMTNILGEEQVLYNLKHQNEQPQPSVSPDAAPKPKRTGYEPYQDPGYIPEIQAKSSVWGTGITQKVKTEQPKPAAPSKKMMSLEEVEAQMRAQSQRPQHATEATAPPPSQQFPATIPQGALSNLRFPEQPFPQPDTFPQLQQKDFPPLNQHQQYPPPQGFQRQPPRPFPEQKPRQNMSIQALQHQNRMPSIPQRHSGLQIQGHYPHAPPSATTGPQLPSIAAMHPQFAQLSEEHRRALLAEDAKRAKRNHKIHLLSKGNGLMTPQDKNFITRIQLQQLVSATGNTGETDTDSLLSEDFYYQVYSQIRGAPRQHPRQPLGHFAQTYLFQTGSRSGGHMGRRQYQNADNHMQRMQQQVQRAVEAAKLRPKNKQLIIEGSLGKISFSNAKTPRTLLNIKRPDSADGHKPANVKKGAQTGLSPSDRKSILNNIENAYDTLMRMEDHERKMPPPPDAEDAEAVQKHLEWRQKMDALNRKLWTDMKVHEPIFPGSTTTHPFIAFLSYPKGKKAIPRIFRHIDQEQRVTILTMIIVHLDSLDVVQRAQLQPGETQPPGPVREEIDLFSQAVMPSLLGYVTEAPLKFIIGLVGLVIFRTNVQAVSKTRIGLGILTMLLSRAELVKEAGAVDDEEWKQWTDLYNQLFDRLEPILGSIFPGTINSGDDMYVWQFLAAVGIGASPEQQQRLVIAVKDRVMETVAQSKTLPADMASQRLGNVNLFMRALGLDVELLG; this is translated from the exons ATGTCGTTCTTTGGCTTTGATACCACGCTTCCTAACGATCGTCCTCCCGCACGGGAGTCGAGGGGTATTTTTGAGGCCCCCGATCCTTTCTCCGAAGTTGCTCGTGCCACAGCGCATGGATTCAACGATGGCGATGACGC AATTGACTTTGAGGACACCTACGACGGGTTGGGAGACCGGCTCGACGATGCCCAAGATGCCTTTAACGAAGACACTTTCGGAGAGGCGGCGGGAAATGAGGATAAACCTGTGGGGAAAGACTTTGACTTCTTCGGCCAAACGGCTCAGATGACCAACATTTTGGGTGAAGAGCAAGTGCTTTACAACCTGAAGCACCAAAACGAACAACCCCAACCCTCCGTTTCGCCCGATGCAGCCCCGAAACCGAAAAGGACAGGCTATGAGCCATACCAAGACCCCGGGTATATCCCTGAGATTCAAGCGAAATCCAGTGTCTGGGGAACAGGAATTACACAAAAAGTAAAGACAGAACAGCCAAAACCGGCTGCTCCATCCAAAAAGATGATGAGCTTGGAAGAAGTTGAAGCACAGATGCGCGCGCAATCACAACGACCGCAGCATGCAACCGAAGCTACTGCTCCTCCGCCGTCTCAGCAGTTCCCCGCGACCATCCCGCAAGGAGCACTGTCTAATCTAAGATTCCCCGAACAGCCCTTCCCCCAGCCCGACACATTCCCTCAACTTCAACAAAAAGATTTTCCTCCATTAAACCAACATCAGCAGTACCCACCGCCGCAAGGTTTTCAGCGCCAGCCTCCACGGCCTTTCCCTGAACAGAAACCAAGGCAGAATATGTCAATCCAAGCCCTACAGCATCAGAATCGTATGCCAAGCATTCCTCAGAGACACTCTGGGCTACAAATTCAAGGTCATTATCCACACGCCCCGCCATCGGCAACTACAGGGCCGCAGCTACCTTCAATCGCCGCAATGCACCCACAGTTTGCGCAGCTTTCCGAAGAACATCGCAGGGCACTTTTGGCAGAGGATGCGAAACGCGCCAAGCGAAATCATAAAATTCACCTTCTCTCGAAAGGAAATGGCTTGATGACCCCGCAAGATAAAAACTTTATTACCCGGATACAGCTACAGCAGCTAGTGTCGGCAACAGGAAATACGGGAGAGACAGATACCGATTCCCTACTGTCAGAAGACTTTTATTATCAAGTGTATAGCCAAATTCGCGGTGCGCCCCGACAGCACCCAAGACAGCCTCTCGGTCATTTTGCCCAGACCTATCTTTTCCAAACCGGTAGCCGCTCCGGGGGCCATATGGGCCGAAGGCAGTATCAGAACGCTGACAATCACATGCAACGCATGCAGCAGCAAGTTCAGCGTGCTGTTGAAGCTGCGAAACTGCGCCCCAAAAACAAGCAACTGATAATTGAAGGTAGTTTAGGGAAAATTTCATTCAGCAATGCCAAAACCCCAAGGACACTCCTCAATATCAAACGCCCCGATAGTGCGGATGGTCATAAGCCAGCCAATGTCAAGAAAGGAGCTCAAACCGGGCTTAGTCCGAGTGACCGCAAGTCTATCTTAAATAACATCGAAAACGCATACGATACATTGATGAGAATGGAGGATCACGAACGAAAAATGCCTCCACCACCCGACGCTGAAGATGCAGAAGCTGTGCAGAAGCATCTTGAATGGAGACAGAAGATGGATGCTCTCAATCGAAAGTTATGGACTGATATGAAAGTCCACGAACCTATATTCCCCGGTTCTACAACGACCCATCCTTTTATTGCGTTCCTGTCTTATCCTAAGGGCAAAAAGGCGATCCCTCGAATATTCCGCCATATAGACCAGGAGCAACGAGTCACGATTCTCACTATGATAATCGTTCATTTAGATTCGCTAGACGTCGTCCAGCGAGCACAGTTACAGCCCGGGGAAACCCAGCCCCCTGGACCTGTCCGCGAGGAGATTGATTTGTTTTCGCAAGCTGTTATGCCGAGTCTATTGGGTTACGTCACCGAAGCTCCTCTCAAATTCATCATTGGGCTTGTCGGTCTCGTCATCTTCCGGACGAACGTCCAGGCGGTATCTAAAACACGGATAGGCCTCGGCATCTTGACTATGCTGTTAAGTCGTGCGGAGTTGGTAAAGGAAGCGGGCGCAGTGGACGATGAGGAATGGAAACAATGGACAGATCTTTATAATCAGCTGTTTGACCGGCTAGAACCGATTCTCGGTAGCATTTTCCCAGGAACTATTAATAGCGGAGATGATATGTATGTGTGGCAGTTCCTCGCCGCTGTTGGCATTGGAGCAAGCCCTGAGCAACAGCAACGGTTGGTTATTGCGGTCAA GGACCGAGTTATGGAGACAGTCGCTCAGAGCAAAACACTACCAGCGGACATGGCCAGTCAACGACTTGGTAATGTTAACTTGTTCATGCGCGCTCTTGGACTTGATGTGGAACTTCTAGGATGA
- the ERG8 gene encoding phosphomevalonate kinase (EggNog:ENOG410PJBM~COG:I~BUSCO:10077at33183) codes for MPHEPPVETAVSAPGKVLLTGGYLVLDRNYTGTVLALNARIHVIVQQLPMGKGGRRTSASAGQSPKGGLNVHADGDTPIDGMEGDVARGKEHEEQSEEMIIVKSPQFIDAVWEYRIQRVESGGGVKVQQVNDGPQNPFVETSLNYALTYVSYVAASKHFGSLSVTILADNDYYSETATSSIPNRGGRFVNFGVKLQEAHKTGLGSSAALVTALVSAIVIHRTVQPEELPSVRDKLHNLAQAAHCAAQGKVGSGFDIAAAVYGSCLYRRFSPSVLSDLGEVGSPQFEQRLFTVVEDLNTEKPWDTECVDFGFKLPRGLQMVLCDVDCGSQTPGMVKKVLEWREQNRGDAELLWTGLQRNNEKLRLELKRLAQNRNVVQNYDELSNLITRTRMWIKSMTKECGVPIEPEVQTELLNAFSKIDGVIGGVVPGAGGYDALVLLVKDDPAVMDAIHDLADGWKSSVQDDFGGKIGKVRLLGVGYGSEGLKNELAVRYSGWI; via the exons ATGCCGCACGAACCACCCGTAGAAACGGCCGTCTCGGCGCCTGGAAAGGTGCTTCTGACAGGGGGATACTTGGTGCTGGATCGCAACTATACCGGCACTGTATTAGCTCTGAATGCAAGGATTCATGTTATTGTACAACAGTTGCCGATGGggaaaggaggaagaagaacaTCTGCCAGCGCAGGTCAATCGCCAAAGGGAGGGTTAAATGTCCACGCCGATGGCGATACACCCATAGATGGCATGGAAGGGGACGTAGCCAGAGGGAAAGAACATGAGGAGCAGTCGGAAGAAATGATTATTGTGAAGTCGCCGCAGTTCATTGATGCAGTATGGGAATATCGGATCCAGAGAGTCGAGAGCGGCGGAGGAGTCAAAGTTCAGCAGGTCAATGACGG TCCCCAAAACCCCTTCGTCGAGACCTCTTTGAATTACGCTTTGACATATGTGAGCTATGTCGCTGCGTCGAAGCATTTCGGTTCCCTATCCGTTACCATCCTTGCGGATAACGATTACTATTCGGAAACTGCAACATCTTCCATACCAAACAGGGGAGGTCGCTTCGTGAATTTTGGAGTGAAACTGCAGGAAGCACACAAAACGGGTCTAGGCTCCTCGGCTGCTCTTGTCACGGCTCTGGTGTCTGCTATTGTCATCCACCGTACCGTGCAACCCGAAGAACTCCCCTCAGTCCGGGATAAACTACATAACCTGGCTCAAGCTGCTCACTGTGCCGCCCAAGGTAAAGTAGGCTCTGGATTTGACATTGCGGCAGCCGTGTACGGATCTTGTCTTTACCGTCGTTTCTCACCATCTGTTCTCAGCGACCTGGGCGAGGTTGGCTCCCCGCAGTTTGAACAGCGCCTATTTACAGTTGTTGAAGACCTCAATACCGAAAAACCTTGGGACACAGAGTGTGTAGACTTTGGATTTAAACTCCCAAGGGGGCTCCAAATGGTCCTTTGCGACGTCGACTGCGGTTCGCAGACCCCCGGCATGGTTAAAAAGGTGCTGGAGTGGCGGGAACAGAACCGCGGGGACGCAGAGCTGCTCTGGACGGGGCTACAGCGGAACAATGAAAAGCTTCGCCTCGAGCTCAAGCGATTGGCACAAAACCGCAATGTAGTCCAGAATTATGATGAACTCAGCAACTTGATCACTCGCACTAGGATGTGGATTAAGTCCATGACGAAGGAATGCGGGgttcccattgaacctgagGTGCAGACAGAATTATTGAATGCCTTTTCGAAAATTGACGGGGTCATTGGTGGCGTTGTTCCCGGCGCGGGCGGATATGATGCACTCGTGCTTCTGGTAAAGGATGATCCTGCCGTCATGGATGCAATCCACGATCTGGCAGATGGCTGGAAAAGCTCAGTGCAAGATGATTTTGGTGGGAAAATTGGCAAAGTACGATTGCTCGGTGTTGGCTACGGATCTGAGGGTTTGAAAAATGAGCTGGCGGTGCGTTATAGTGGTTGGATATGA
- a CDS encoding mitochondrial 37S ribosomal protein uS12m (BUSCO:465849at4751~EggNog:ENOG410PP82~COG:J~BUSCO:14407at33183) yields the protein MPATPSTFTIRLLRHLVHRQFPSIASKPVHPALQLRACKSSSPLATLLHQKLQIAHFSSTSLPQATYNQVRRGCRKEQQARKPRSPALVNRPEMKGVCLKTGITKPKKPNSGERKIARIRLSSGRVVTAYIPGEGHNIQQHSVVLVRGGRAQDCPGVRYHVVRGALDLSGVGGRITSRSKYGTKKPKSG from the exons ATGCCCGCTACTCCTTCCACATTTACGATCCGCCTCCTGCGGCACCTCGTCCACCGCCAATTCCCCTCCATTGCCTCAAAACCCGTCCACCCTGCTCTCCAACTCCGCGCCTGCAAGAGTAGCTCTCCACTGGCCACGCTGCTCCACCAAAAGCTCCAGATCGCACACTTCTCCAGCACATCCCTCCCACAGGCAACATACAATCAAGTCCGACGCGGATGTCGCAAGGAGCAACAAGCGCGCAAGCCGCGCTCCCCGGCTCTTGTCAACCGCCCGGAAATGAAAGGCGTGTGTCTCAAAACGGGTATCACGAAACCCAAGAAGCCCAATTCCGGAGAACGAAAGATTGCAAGAATTAGACTGAGCAGTGGTAGAGTGGTGACTGCATATATTCCCGGCGAAG GACATAATATCCAACAGCATAGCGTGGTTTTAGTTCGGGgagggagagcacaagaTTGCCCTGGTGTGAGATATCATGTTGTCCGTGGAGCTTTAGATCTT AGCGGTGTTGGTGGCCGCATAACCAGCAGATCAAAATATGGAACGAAGAAGCCGAAGTCTGGCTAG
- a CDS encoding uncharacterized protein (EggNog:ENOG410PRK2~COG:O~BUSCO:15065at33183) has translation MSLRIVPPAKHATQTSNTTKHGATPHLHNGAPSAPGVPDTLRASLTAPVPTSGLQAPSSTHPLEARLLQWRQTQNALKMESLRRIYGIAEPVRRGMEMKIVQEGQWKPAALGRSNESSIHEDILALGGRETEVTWEDVFHADDLREPPNFHDEMEQRLKMKW, from the exons ATG TCTCTCCGAATCGTGCCTCCCGCTAAACACGCCACTCAAACATCCAACACCACAAAGCACGGCGCCACTCCTCACCTGCACAACGGTGCTCCATCAGCTCCCGGTGTCCCAGACACACTTCGCGCGTCCCTCACCGCCCCAGTTCCTACATCTGGCCTCCAAGCCCCTTCCTCAACACATCCACTCGAGGCGCGGTTACTCCAGTGGCGCCAGACGCAAAATGCGCTAAAGATGGAGTCTCTTCGACGGATATACGGCATTGCCGAGCCGGTGCGACGGGGTATGGAGATGAAGATTGTGCAAGAGGGACAGTGGAAACCTGCAGCCTTGGGCAGAAGCAATGAAAGTAGTATACATGAGGATATCCTGGCTCTCGGAGGAAGGGAGACAGAGGTTACGTGGGAAGATGTATTCCATG CCGATGATCTCCGCGAACCCCCCAACTTTCATGATGAGATGGAACAACGACTAAAGATGAAATGGTGA
- the KRE2 gene encoding alpha 1,2-mannosyltransferase 2.4.1 (CAZy:GT15~EggNog:ENOG410PG1J~COG:G~BUSCO:7139at33183), giving the protein MMSGKYIRYILFAVLGIAILHFIASSSLPRPSIPAALTKTNPKQNESPPTQPGNVGPQATTAGGVTKMQTASLSQPTKAALPPTGNTTSGPKSDGESGKSDRVSATFVSLVRDSDLWEMVKSIRQVEDRFNRNYHYDWVFLNDGDFSENFKTVTSALVSGKAYYGKIPEEHWSFPEWIDQNKAAEARKEMEEKNVIYGGSISYRHMCRYESGFFFRHELMLNYDYYWRVEPSVKYFCDIDFDAFKFMKDNKKKYSFVLSLHEYRETVATLWDSVKKFMEKHPEHIVQGNNLEFVSEDGGKTYNMCHFWSNFEIGDLNWLRSKAYLDYFDVLDKDGGFFYERWGDAPIGYYHVPFTHCPTGEQRRTEWKCACNPGDNFDWKGHSCTTRFFDLLKLQKPEGYENET; this is encoded by the exons ATGATGTCCGGGAAGTACATACGCTACATACTCTTTGCAGTGCTG GGCATTGCAATCCTCCACTTCATTGCCTCATCTTCCCTACCTAGGCCTAGTATTCCTGCTGCTCTCACTAAAACGAATCCGAAACAAAACGAGAGCCCCCCAACACAGCCTGGAAACGTCGGCCCGCAAGCCACCACTGCTGGTGGCGTTACAAAAATGCAAACGGCTTCGTTGTCCCAACCGACGAAAGCAGCACTCCCTCCCACTGGAAACACTACTTCTGGCCCCAAGTCTGACGGAGAATCTGGAAAATCAGACCGTGTCAGCGCAACTTTCGTGTCTTTGGTGAGAGACTCGGATCTTTGGGAAATGGTGAAATCTATTCGACAAGTCGAAGATCGCTTTAACAGGAACTACCACTACGACTGGGTTTTCTTGAATGATGGGGACTTTAGCGAGAACTTCAAGACCGTCACCTCCGCTTTGGTATCTGGGAAAGCTTACTATGGCAAAATTCCAGAGGAGCATTGGTCTTTCCCAGAGTGGATTGATCAAAAcaaagctgctgaagctcgTAAAGAGATGGAGGAGAAGAACGTTATTTACGGTGGCTCCATCAGCTACAGACACATGTGCCGTTACGAATCGGGCTTCTTTTTCAGACATGAACTCATGCTCAATTACGATTACTACTGGCGTGTTGAGCCCAGTGTCAAATACTTCTGCGACATTGATTTCGACGCATTCAAATTCATGAAGGATAACAAAAAGAAGTACAGTTTCGTTCTGAGTCTCCACGAATACAGAGAAACGGTTGCAACTCTTTGGGACAGTGTTAAAAAGTTTATGGAGAAACACCCTGAACATATCGTTCAGGGTAATAACCTGGAATTCGTGTCCGAAGATGGAGGTAAAACATACAACATGTGCCATTTC TGGTCGAATTTCGAGATCGGTGATTTGAACTGGCTACGCTCGAAGGCATATCTGGATTATTTCGATGTCCTTGACAAGGATGGGGGTTTTTTCTACGAAAGATGGGGCGATGCACCA ATCGGCTATTATCACGTCCCATTCACACACTGTCCGACTGGCGAGCAGAGAAGAACGGAGTGGAAGTGTGCTTGCAACCCTGGGGATAATTTTGACTGGAAAGGTCACTCAT GCACAACTCGGTTTTTCGACCTCCTCAAGTTGCAAAAACCCGAAGGTTATGAGAATGAGACCTGA
- a CDS encoding uncharacterized protein (EggNog:ENOG410PPFQ~COG:S) — MAPNTTEEPDLGSSHESNCPTTQPESGNTASSQPLVSSSPIDEAQTVPSTNQLDVRSETEPLTPPSSTPPPAEHFGIPPPLSASNPESLAIVTMSPTSTSPSEQPQQTSDTPQQPQTFSPEAQLNSESSEPKPLSPAIGPSSDLPSPSPKESEDAGIPLVITLLLTTGARHPFKIDGRYLRKREVNVPDNDPFAMSVYTLKELIWREWRSEWEPRPSSPSLIRLISFGKLLDDKAPLSDSKFNRDAPNVVHMTVKPQDIVDEEDAKAPKGHYHRDREDGDRSPSCRCIIL; from the exons ATGGCACCAAACACCACTGAGGAGCCAGACCTTGGTTCCAGCCATGAATCAAATTGCCCAACCACACAGCCAGAATCTGGAAATACAGCTTCTTCACAAccactggtgtcttcttcgCCTATAGATGAAGCCCAGACTGTCCCCTCAACAAATCAACTGGATGTACGAAGCGAGACGGAGCCATTAACACCACCATCCTCGACTCCTCCGCCAGCAGAGCACTTCGGCATCCCGCCTCCCTTGTCCGCCTCCAACCCGGAGAGCCTAGCCATCGTCACCATGTCTCCGACCTCGACCTCGCCCTCGGAGCAGCCCCAACAGACTTCAGATACTCCTCAACAACCGCAGACCTTCTCGCCAGAGGCCCAGCTGAACTCCGAGTCTTCAGAACCAAAGCCGCTGAGCCCTGCGATAGGCCCTTCGTCAGATCTCCCCAGCCCATCCCCTAAAGAATCCGAAGATGCTGGCATTCCATTGGTGATCACTCTACTCCTGACGACTGGCGCCAGACATCCGTTTAAAATTGATGGGAGATATTTGCGCAAACGTGAAGTCAACGTCCCCGATAATGACCCGTTCGCCATGAGTGTTTATACCCTGAAGGAATTGATATGGAGGGAGTGGAGATCAG AATGGGAGCCTCGACCATCTTCTCCAAGTTTAATTCGCCTAATATCCTTTGGCAAACTCCTTGACGATAAGGCGCCCTTATCGG ATTCTAAATTCAATCGAGATGCTCCCAATGTTGTCCATATGACCGTGAAGCCCCAGGATATCGTCGACGAGGAAGATGCCAAAGCTCCCAAGGGCCATTATCACCGTGACCGCGAGGATGGCGACCGAAGCCCTTCGTGTCGCTGCATCATTTTGTGA
- a CDS encoding uncharacterized protein (EggNog:ENOG410PQA0~COG:S) — MKLLIFGATGKVGAWTARKAIEHGHDVTLHVRDQHRVPEDIRNSHKVKIIEGSLSNEETLSEAIEDQDAILSSLGPNGPFCPRNELANGYRLILKLMRRHNVRRILAMGTISCYDERDSFALSRLLAYSVIFVVARRAQLEIFGIEKVFKEEGQGLDWTLYRVPVLGSSSEDGGMAEAGWVGDGKWNVFLQRRDWANWMVQEAERDQPMWVGEMPALYTPRR, encoded by the exons ATGAAGTTGCTCATATTTGGAGCCACTGGGAAAGTGGGAGCGTGGACAGCTCGAAAGGCCATTGAGCACGGCCACGATGTGACGCTACATGTTAGAGATCAACACCGTGTCCCCGAAGATATTAGAAACTCTCACAAAGTGAAG ATCATTGAAGGCAGTCTGTCCAATGAAGAGACCCTTTCCGAAGCAATCGAAGACCAAGATGCGATTTTGTCATCGCTTGGTCCGAATGGGCCATTTTGTCCTAGGAATGAACTAGCAAACGGCTACCGCCTAATTCTCAAATTGATGAGGAGGCACAATGTGCGCCGTATTCTTGCCATGGGCACAATCAGCTGCTACGATGAGCGCGATTCCTTTGCATTGTCTCGGCTCCTTGCGTATAGCGTGATTTTCGTGGTGGCACGAAGAGCACAGCTGGAAATCTTTGGGATCGAAAAAGTCTTCAAGGAGGAAGGTCAGGGGTTGGACTGGACATTGTACAGAGTGCCAGTGCTGGGGAGTTCTTCGGAAGATGGCGGGATGGCAGAGGCGGGCTGGGTGGGAGATGGAAAATGGAATGTCTTTCTCCAGAGAAGAGATTGGGCGAACTGGATGGTACAGGAAGCCGAAAGAGATCAGCCCATGTGGGTGGGCGAGATGCCGGCCCTGTACACACCCCGAAGGTGA